Genomic DNA from Nonomuraea rubra:
CACCACCGCCTGGCAGCTGCTGCAGAAGGGCGAGGTGAACTTCGTCAGGCGCCTGAACCCGCAGCTCTTCGCCCAGGCCGGCACCACGCCGGGCGTGCAGAGCGCGCAGGCGCAGTCGTTCCAGAACCTGCTGGTGCTGTTCAACACCGCCGACGGGCCCACCAAGGACGTCAAGGTGCGGCAGGCGCTGCAGCTCGCGATCGACTACGACGGCCTGGCGGCGGCGCTGGAGGGCTCGGGCGTGAAGGCCAGCGGCCTGGTGCCGCAGGGCCTGCTCGGCCACGTGGACGGCATGGAGCCCAAGCAGGACCTGCCCAGGGCCCAGCAGCTGCTCGCCGACGCCGGGTACGGCCCCGACCTGGAGGAGCTGGAGCTCGACCTGACCTACGCCATCGGCGACGAGGACCAGAAGCTGCTGGTGACGCTGCTCAGCTCGACGCTGAAGCAGCTCAACGTGACGCTGCGGGCCAAGCCCATGAGCTGGAGCGCGCAGTGGGACCTGGGCAAGAAGGGCGGCCAGGACCTCTTCGTCATGTACTGGTACCCCGACTATCCGGACGCCTACTCCTGGTTCCTCAACGTGTTCAAGAGCGCCGACAAGCCGCAGTTCAACCTGTCGTACCTGAAGAACGCGGAGATCGACGCGGCCATCGACAAGCTGCCCGAGCTGACGGCCACGGACCGGGCGGCGGCCGAGGAGGAGTACAGGAAGCTCCAGCAGCAGATCATCCAGGAGGAGGCGGCGGTCGCGGTGCCGTACGTGCAGCGCTACCAGCGCGCGCTGTCGGCGGACGTCCAGGGCTACCAGGACAACCCGGCCTATCCCAGCGTGGTCTTCTTCTACGAGCTCACGCGCGCCGGCTAGGCCGTGCTCCGCTATCTGGCTCGCCGGCTCGGCCAGGCGCTCCTGGTCGTGGCCGGCGTGGTCGTGCTCACGTTCGCGATCATGCGGCTGGTGCCCGGCGACCCGGCGGTCGCGTTCGCCGGGCCGAAGGCCACGCCTGAACAGCTCGCCGAGGCCCGCGCGCGGTTCGGCCTGGACGACCCGCTGCCCGTGCAGCTGCTGAACTACGCGCGCGACCTGGTCACCGGCGACTGGGGGACCAGCCTGCGCACCAGGCAGCCCGTGCGCGACGACCTCTACCTGGCCTTCCCCGCCTCGCTGGAGCTGGTCGGGGCGGCGCTGCTGGTGGCGATCGCGCTGGGCATCCCGCTCGGGGTGCTCGCCGCCCGCCACAAGAGGCGGCTGCCGGACTTCGGCGTACGGCTGGGCAGCATGCTGGCCGTCTCCGTACCGGTCTTCTGGCTGGCCCTGGCGCTGCAGACGGTGTTCGCCGGCAACCTCGGCTGGTTCCCGATCGCCGGCGAGTACGACACCTCGCTCGACACCACCAGCCCGCTCACCCTCTGGACGAACATCACCATCGTCGACGCCCTCATCACCGGCAACTGGCCCATCTTCACCAGCACCCTCGAACACCTGGTGCTGCCCGCCCTGGTCGTGGCCGCCTACCCCACGGGCGTGATCGCCCAGATGACCAGGGCCGCGCTGATCGAGGAGTCGGGCCAGGACCACGCCAGGCTGGAGCGGGCGCTCGGGTTCGGCGAGACGTCGATCCTGACCAGGTTCGCGCTGCGGCCCGCGCTGGGCCCGGTGCTGTCGCTGATCGCGCTGGTCTTCGCGTACGCGATCGTCAACGGCTTCCTCGTCGAGGCCGTCTTCAACTGGCCGGGCCTGGGCCGGTACGCCGCCGAGTCGATCCGCTCGCTGGACACCCCGGGCATCGCGGGCGTCACCCTGCTGGTCGCCCTGGTGTACGTCCTGGCCAACCTGGTCGTGGACATCCTCCAGGGCTTCGTCGATCCCCGTACGAGGTCCCGATGACGACGGATGTGCAACCGCTGCGCCGCGGCCTCCTGCCCCGCGTCCCCGACCGGTTCGCCGTGTTCGGGGCGGTGCTGCTCGCCGTCGTCGTGCTGGCGGCGCTGCTGGCGCCGTGGCTGGCGCCGTACCCGCTGGACGAGCCGCGCCCGCTGGAGCGGCTGCTGCCGCCGAGCGGCGCCCACTGGTTCGGCACCGACCAGGTCGGGCGCGACGTGCTCACCCGCATCCTGTACGGCGGGCGCACCTCGCTGACCATCGCCGTGGCCGTGCTGGGCATCTCGGCGGCCGTCGGGGTGACGCTGGGCGTGGTCGCCGGCTACGCGGGCGGCTGGCTCAGGGACGTGATCATGCGGGTCACGGACGTGTTCCTGGCCTTCCCCGCGCTGCTGCTCTCCCTGGCGCTGGCCGTCGTGCTGCAGCCCAGCGTGAACACCGTGATCCTGGCCATCGCGGTGACCTGGTGGCCGTGGTACACCCGGCTGGCCGCCTCCACGGCGGCCTCGATCGCCACCCGCCCGTACGTGGACGCCGCCCGCTGCCTCGGCGTGCCCGCCCCGCTGATCATCCTGCGGCACGTGCTGCCGAACTCGCTCACCCCCGTCCTGGTGCAGCTCTCGCTGGACGCGGGCGGGGTGATCCTCACCTCGGCGGCGCTGTCGTACCTGGGGCTGGGCGCGCAGGAGCCGACGGCGGAGTGGGGGCTGATGGTGCAGCAGGGGCAGACGCTGTTCACCACGAACTGGTGGGTGGTGGCCTTTCCCGGGCTGGCGATCCTGGTGACGGCGTTCGCGTTCAACGTGCTCGGTGAGGGGCTGCGCAACGCGCTGGATCCCCGAGCGGAGGAGCTCGGCAGGAGAGAGCGACGAAGGAGCCAACGGATGCCGAAGCGGCCGCGACCATGAGCACGCAGGGTGGTCAAGTGATCGAGGTGCGCGACCTCCAGGTGCGGTACGGCGGCCGGCTCGTCGCCGACGTGCCCGAGCTGGACGTGGGCGCGGGGGAGTGCGTGGCGATCGTGGGGGAGAGCGGGTCGGGCAAGTCCACGACGCTGCTCTCGCTCCTCGGCCTCACCGAGAATGCCGAAATTTCGGGACAAGTGCGGGTATGTGGCGTGGACGTGCTCACCGCCTCCCAGAAGGCGCTGCGCGAGATCCGCGGCGCCCGCGCGGCCCTGGTCATGCAGTCGCCGCAGGCCGCCCTCAGCCCCGCCACCCGCCTCGGCACGCTCATGCGCCGCGCGCTCAAGCTGCACGGCAGGCAGGCCACGGACGAGGCCATGGCGCGGGCCCTGGAGGAGGTCGTGCTCGACCGCGAGATCCTGCGCCGCTACCCCCACGAGATCTCCGGCGGCCAGGCCCAGCGCTTCGCCATCGCGCTGGCCATCGCCCTGGGCGCCGAGGTCGTCCTGGCCGACGAGCCCACCAGCGCGCTGGACGTGACCGTGCAGGCCGAGGTGGTCGGCGTGCTGCGGCGGCTGCGGGCCGAGCGGGACCTGGCGCTCCTGCTGGTCTCCCACGACCTGGCCCTCGTCTCGACGATCGCCGACCGGGTGCTCGTCATGAAGGACGGCGCGGTCGTGGAGTCGGGGCCCGCCGCCGAGGTGCTGGCCGA
This window encodes:
- a CDS encoding ABC transporter permease, with the translated sequence MTTDVQPLRRGLLPRVPDRFAVFGAVLLAVVVLAALLAPWLAPYPLDEPRPLERLLPPSGAHWFGTDQVGRDVLTRILYGGRTSLTIAVAVLGISAAVGVTLGVVAGYAGGWLRDVIMRVTDVFLAFPALLLSLALAVVLQPSVNTVILAIAVTWWPWYTRLAASTAASIATRPYVDAARCLGVPAPLIILRHVLPNSLTPVLVQLSLDAGGVILTSAALSYLGLGAQEPTAEWGLMVQQGQTLFTTNWWVVAFPGLAILVTAFAFNVLGEGLRNALDPRAEELGRRERRRSQRMPKRPRP
- a CDS encoding ABC transporter permease, with the translated sequence MLRYLARRLGQALLVVAGVVVLTFAIMRLVPGDPAVAFAGPKATPEQLAEARARFGLDDPLPVQLLNYARDLVTGDWGTSLRTRQPVRDDLYLAFPASLELVGAALLVAIALGIPLGVLAARHKRRLPDFGVRLGSMLAVSVPVFWLALALQTVFAGNLGWFPIAGEYDTSLDTTSPLTLWTNITIVDALITGNWPIFTSTLEHLVLPALVVAAYPTGVIAQMTRAALIEESGQDHARLERALGFGETSILTRFALRPALGPVLSLIALVFAYAIVNGFLVEAVFNWPGLGRYAAESIRSLDTPGIAGVTLLVALVYVLANLVVDILQGFVDPRTRSR
- a CDS encoding ABC transporter substrate-binding protein gives rise to the protein MRWHKRLLVAGVAGVLALTASACAGGQVRGAGGTPRPQASSGSPADQTGGQANDSTFVYAPNSDVVTDWDPATSYSNEIVALANIYEGLTRYDSQTKQAEPRLATEWTSSDDGKEWTFKLRQGVKFHTGDPMDAEAAKKAIERTIEKKGGAAYIWDPVDEIEAVDAGTLKFTLKYPAPLDLISSSGYAAWIYDVDAVDADGKTTAGTGPYTIDSWKKGEENELALKAYEDYWGGWKPEQYKKVTFRVTPEITTAWQLLQKGEVNFVRRLNPQLFAQAGTTPGVQSAQAQSFQNLLVLFNTADGPTKDVKVRQALQLAIDYDGLAAALEGSGVKASGLVPQGLLGHVDGMEPKQDLPRAQQLLADAGYGPDLEELELDLTYAIGDEDQKLLVTLLSSTLKQLNVTLRAKPMSWSAQWDLGKKGGQDLFVMYWYPDYPDAYSWFLNVFKSADKPQFNLSYLKNAEIDAAIDKLPELTATDRAAAEEEYRKLQQQIIQEEAAVAVPYVQRYQRALSADVQGYQDNPAYPSVVFFYELTRAG
- a CDS encoding ABC transporter ATP-binding protein, which gives rise to MSTQGGQVIEVRDLQVRYGGRLVADVPELDVGAGECVAIVGESGSGKSTTLLSLLGLTENAEISGQVRVCGVDVLTASQKALREIRGARAALVMQSPQAALSPATRLGTLMRRALKLHGRQATDEAMARALEEVVLDREILRRYPHEISGGQAQRFAIALAIALGAEVVLADEPTSALDVTVQAEVVGVLRRLRAERDLALLLVSHDLALVSTIADRVLVMKDGAVVESGPAAEVLAEPSHPYTRELLEALP